Part of the Coccinella septempunctata chromosome 3, icCocSept1.1, whole genome shotgun sequence genome is shown below.
TTCAAAGTGTTCGGAGATATAATCTTAGATCTAGATTACTCTGATGATGCCTAATACCGCGAAACATCAGGCGATATACCTGAGAGTTAAATTATACAAAACGCGAAATtatatgaatttaaaaaaaacatagtTTATTCCTTTCATTGCTCAAAATGATGTTATCCGTCACTGACTATGTCCCAATAAAGATATAAAGAAATCACAATTTCAAAAAACCGCTATCTATATGTAATTATAAATTCTTACATCAATTACCTTCTGTAAGAACGACCAGTTGTAGATGGGTAGTTGGGGCTGCCAATTTCCCTAATCTCCTGATATTTGATTGATATTGAAAATTGTGTATGTTTCTTTTAGAATCTGGTGACTGCCGACCACAAAGAAAAAAGAGCGTCAGAATACTGGGAGGTCCATATGAATGTAGGGGTGAGTTTTCCATTTTAGCGAAATTTTCTCCTTCACTTAATTTCCGAATCAAAACtcgtcaaattttgaataactcACGTTTGCCCTATTTTGAATGATGAATCCATCCATGCTGCTTTTATTTTAGATGGGTCTTTATTTCAGGATTTAAGGAAAAACCTAATTCTTCAGAAGAtaaatttcttgttttttcgatttttttatttcagctgAAGAATGATAAGGAAAAATAATTGTTCTAATTTTAATAATGCACCGGGCCACCATTTTACAGAAAATTATATTTCGATCTTTTATTTCCATTGAACGTCTTACTTATAATTGCAGATTTCTCTGAAACGAGATACTGCATGGAACCTGAGAAGAGTATTAGCAGATCTGTTCTTCCTCTTTTAGATTGCAATGGTAAGAAAGGGTTGGGGTTAGATGAGATTTTGATTTAAATATGGAGGTCATCACTCTCATGAGTAATTTGAAATTGCAACAATTTACCTACGTGAAATAATCTGTTCAAGGGCCTATCTAGTTGACTTCATAGTCATAGGTCAGCCAGTGTTGACACACTATTATTTAGCAAAATTCACCTAAGAAAACAATTTCTTGGCAGATGAAATATCGAAATTGTGTTTTGAGAAACCAGCCAGAGTTTGCCTTGAAATGGGAGATTCCTACATCCCTCCACCAATGGAAGTACGTTACGCTATAACCAAAATCAcaaaatttcgagatttttccACGTTCGAAGTCATGAAGTCCACTAgtaagaaaccaaagtgtattcCGAAAGCTGTCGAAGGAGTGTTTGTattaaaaaaagaagaaaactaTTGTTCGTCCAAAACgtacgaataaatcaaaaaaccttattttgttttattcaaataaataacttTGTTAGCATGCAAATTTAGTATTCTTTTTTGAGGCCTAATTAATTTCAGGATTATCATTTGCCCCCCTTAGGATTAGTTACTTGGTTTGCTTTTGAGAAAACgtggcgcatccaccattttatTAATAAACTGCAAAAGTTTGAAGGAAAAATTGCAAGCACATAGTCTATAGAGAAATAATTTCAAGAATTGAGAACTGTGGGTTGTCCGGATCAAGAACAAAGATTAGGACCTTTTACTTCGTTCTCGTTGTTAAAGAGAAACAGAAAtgatcaaatttgaaaaaaataaatcatcTCATCCTTCGAAGTAAACACCAGGAACTCTTTAATATTTCTAATTTAAGTACGAGAACTGAAATTTGGTATCCCTTGGGCACCCTATATTGTATAATAATCCAAATTTGcactttgaaaaattcaaattcgtcAAGGCCAATGGATGAACATTGAACAAAAGAAAAACATGAATATAGTTCAAAAGTCAAGTTCATAGACTATTGTCAAAACTTTTCAGGTTATAAAGAGACgtcaaattttgtaaataaaaaagaAAGGAATCAGCAGTCTCTGGAAACAGTTAAAATATCATAATTTGTGCAATAAAGTACCGAAAATGCGAAGAGGTGTAGGACTCGGCGCTATTCAAAAACATAAAATAGAACAAGccaaatatacaaatataggaAATGAAATCCAAGAGAATCAAATTGAACAAATGACCAAGCAGTTGGAAGTATTCAGAGTACATTTAGAAGATTTTGCCACCAAacacaaaaatgaaattaaaaagaaTGGTGAATTCAGACGGCAATTTCAAGAAATGTGCGCTACAATTGGAGTAGATCCATTGTCAAGTGGAAAGGGATTCTGGTCGGTATTAGGCATTGGCGATTTTTACTATGAATTAGCAGTACAAATAGTGGAAGTTTGTCTAGCAACAAATGCCATAACTGGTGGGCTAATTGGTTTAGATGAACTGAGAACGAAACTCATTAAAGCCAGGGGGCAAAGCAAACAACATCAAGAAATATCAAAAGATGATCTGTTAAGGGCAgctcaaaaattaaagatattCGGGAGCGGTTTTTCTGTTGTTCCTGttggaaatggaaaatatatggTACATTCGGTACCTGGGGAATTGAATATGGATCATGGTGCTATTTTACAATTATTATCAACAAAAAACTGGTGTTCTATATCTATTAATACAGTATGCTCAGAGCTCAAATGGAAGGAAGATAGAGCTAAGCAGGCTTTAGAACAAATGCTGGAACAGGGACTATCTTGGATAGACACACAAGATGAATCTGGACCTACATATTATTTTCCTAGCTTATTCAATGTCAATATATGAGAGTAATAAAGTCGGCATTGAGAGCAAATCGTTAATGATGAATTGAGAAGTTAATCAGAATGTTGCTGAGAAAcacattgaaatgaaaattataagaaaatgttattctATTAAACAGAATAAAATTAAAGCCTATCAAGTGTTATCTGATGTTCAAGATAGCACAAATTCTTGTTTGACCAGTTCTGAATATCAATTTAGTTATTTAGGCGTAGCGTGTACATTCGATTGATTCGATTTTATGATATGATTCCTTTTTGTTAATTAAATATTAATTACTAGATAGAAATTTGACTGGTGGCCTCTGTGTGTAAAATGGATGGTTCGGTTTAGTCATAAGTCTTTGTGTTAATTCAATCTTACTTCAAGAATGTCTTGACTAAACTGAATATTACATTATTTGAATGTGtctacaaataaaaaaataatttttatgtttcCTTCGTATTTCACTGTGACCATATTCTGAAATCTCGAAATCTGACAAATATTTCTTATCTGTCTGCTCtggacattgaactctatgggaactggaatggcatcgcgatacaggcaaaatgaggaagagcgaaagggaagaagtagagcaacctttctctctcgcacgccgttgctattagcaacgtaaacatttcaatgtgcgggaatgaaagaatgaactattcgaactgaaaatatttaaaggtttgatactgattggaaaaattcacttctttctctatttcccaaattgttcaaatctttcaacgagtcggttcgtgctaaaaatatttaatcattagtttgtcattctaatcgaaatttctaaaaattttgcactttttttagtgatttatgatgttaatcataatttcctgaatttcgggaacgaaatttttaataatcaaccttgcagccttgatgaattaataaaatagaagctttagagtaatttgaatataaatattaattataatctaGAGGCAAGAATATGAGgaaatgatcttctgaaaagcctCGGATAAAGCTTTGGAATCATATGAAAAGCGGTGTCAGCGAagacagagttgtctctggagcagagacagtcgtctctggtgtcagtgcgagagattttaaatattccaaatagttcaatatataaaaggaatcatatcaaaaagtaaagaacaaaattgctgaaatatttttattcaacataattgggacaaaaatgttacatttgcttagcaattattaaataaaattaatttagtcattttctgacgaatagtagaggatccccatgaagttcatcattcattaattttgattgATGGAACATTCTACACTAGCCCTAGTGCACTCTTCATGGTCGAAATAAATCCTAAAGAAGAATGTCTTTCGatagtgaaaaagaatgttggtatcatcaatttccaatgattctaaatattctatagtttcactgaaaatttcctcaacatacctcagggaaaaagatctaattggagctttaaaccctctccgaacagatttctagaattaagaatgtcaaacactctatcaatttttctaatgaattcaacGGTAGTGGCACTATCTTCAAATTGTAAGTTCTTACATTTGTTAtcaagaaattccatagcatctgctaccccattactcattgtttgagtagctaatcggacattcataattctatttctacaattgatatgctgagatgaaagggaattagccaaccttagaccttcctccatttgaactttttctaattccttgacaaactgccaagaaatgtttcttgtgggggactgcaaattttttttttgcaaatgtATTTCTACGGATACCAGTTTTTCCTTCCTGTAGCTTTGGTCCAAAGGTATAAAGTAAAAGGTTTTCAGAGAGGGaacctaaaaaaatgaaaaacataaggcataattcctaattatttactgcttttgtggattctcacttctgtaaaactgttcaggatggattggtttatgtgataccaacacttcacataaaaaatattatattatatttatgtcccctgcattatggcatccgtttccaacacaatactggaccattgttgttatgaaattcttcttattcaaaatgttttttgttactgcaaaaaccacttttgtaactctgggaaacacatagacttaaaaaacactcaccaaaaaactatatttaagctttgaaaaagcacaagaaattctgttcaacagctaacttgacttgatatatagacatttttcgaggttcttaggaatgtaaatcggaagtatatggcttctaaacaatttatcaccatgatttttactaaaatactgacaaaaagacattaaacaatgtaatttaaaatttatctacgaaaatgacatttgaatttaggttataatagtgtaaacaaaaacacgctagagagagaaaggttgctctacttcttctctctctctcggtcacaattttcgacgaattttgctacctacgaagccattccagttcccatagagttcaatggctcTGGACCTCTGGTTTCTATGTTTCATAGAATGTATCATAGAATATTATCTATTTACAAATTTTTAAGCGGTTAACGTAATTTCAACCgatcattcattttattttcagtttgacTTGAATTATACTTTTTCTCAATTTACCACTAATGAGTATTACAGGTATgtaaaaatttctcaaatttttgcaGTGCTTCTTGAGTGAGTGTAATAAAAACGGTTACGATATAACCGTCATTTTCCATAAGCTTGAACTTGCTGAACAAAAACCCTCGACTATGGAAGCTGAAGAAACACAAGCTCCTGTACCTGTACCTAGAAGATCTTTGAGGCGGTTTGCATTATCAGAAGTGAATGAACCAGGAGGTACACCAACCAAAAATCAGAGTCCTGAGGAAAGGGCCATCATACAAAGAGGAAGGCGAATGAAGCCAATTACTTGGTCCCCTTTAGATTATAACAGAAATAATGTACTGCAAAAATCATCTGACAAAACCCCAGAGAAACATGTTGTTTCACGTACCGAGCTTATTAGCTCCAGATTGAAGCGAAGACTCATCCTGAGTCCCACCAAACCCAAATCAAAACCAGATGATGGTTCCCTTATGGCTAGAAAATTGAGAATGATTGATAGAAAGGGggaagaaattgatttttataaTGCCATAAAATATAAAGTTCAGTACAATAAAATAGGGGAAGAAATAAAAGACGATTAAGGATTTAATCTTTTCTTTGCCTTAGTTGATACGCTTAAATTTTTCGTACCAATGAAATGAGACCAAATAACTCctcaattatgaataatagTACCTGCATCTTGAAGAAAATCAATTGTGCCTTtctatttgaaattcaataactTCTTATTTTTTCGCCAATTTCATATTCTCTCTATTGAACTGGCTTTCTTTAAATTGAAAAAGTGTACTTATTTTTATTTACGGACATGTTACCATGGCagattattttcatcattatGATGTTAGatcattatttatatttattgctTATGCAAATGAATATTGAAGATATTTGtttaaataatatattattattaccaAACATTTGGATTACAAATATTACCTttaaatgatgtatttttatggaaataaaTTCCTAATTACTGTACCTTATGATTTATTACCAATTTTTGCATCCTGTACATCGAAAACCTCACCAGGACTGCTTGTGTTTCATAAAAAGAGTTCAGATTTTTATTACTTATATATCATATCCATTTTTCATCAAAGTATTGAATACATAATATATAGAGGGAGATAGATGAAGGTAGAAAAAGGATTAATaatgaatatagatatatttgacAGAAGTACTTTTTTTTATATCGTAGGTATATGCAAATAAAATGTATTCAAGACATTCGAGAATGTCCtgtttcaaaataacaaacataaatttttgttcatattACAGACAACAAAGattaaaaaaagcatttttgaCTTAAGTAATAACAAATGCACACACACACATGTTGGGATATATACAAACCTGAAAATTCCCAATCAATTACCATTCACCCTTCGGAATTCATGGACCTACAACATATGAGGCAACCACAATCTTTGGTGATGTTCGTTTTATTACGACATATTCCTCAAGAAGGTATTCTACACCTTCTCGATATTCCTAATGCATTTTGGAACTGTCACCGTACAATTAAAAGTAACCTTACAAATACTCTAAAAAATAAATAGTATATGGAAGATTTCACACCTGCTAGATAACGGTAGTGCAATAAATATGTTAAATAAAAATAGTTGTGAGTACCTCATGATATTGTTAACCTTAATTCGAGTAATACATAAGACTACCCTAAACTGCAATGTGTCCACTGCTACTGCGTGTAATAAACCCTGTAATACAATGTTTTTGATCTCCAAACAGAATAAGAATTATCGAATTTCAAAAGATAGACTCCAACTCCTGGATACTGATGAGATCCTGCATACACTTCATTATGGCAATCTCTTCTATAAACTGGAACAATTTCTGTTAAGAGTGGTTTTGAAGCGTTGATTTCTGAACAAACAGGCCCCCTTTCTGGATCTTTGGGCATGGTATCATCTTCGTAGATTTCGTCTTCTGTCTCATCTAAATCCTCATCATCACTTTCGGACACATGAACAGATACTTGACTACTTGTTGGCGTACcatattcaaagtaaattccaaaTCCTGATCAATAATGAagtgttttgaaaataaatgtgCTAATGAATTAATCTAAGATGCTTTGTATCATATAGCAAGTCGTGGTTAGTACAAAAGCAGTTGTCCAGGAAATCTACTATTACCttagatatttttttcaacaataaaatGCCAGCTGATAGCTGAATATATTTTTAAGGAAATTTCCATGCACTTACCTATATCATAGTGATCTGTTGCAAACTCCCAGAATAATCTTGTTGCGTTAGCATGAGTGGGTACTCTAACAGTAACAGTTTCACCATGTCCTACTCTGACTACTCCATCACCTTCAGCTTCAGACACTGCTTGTTTGAATGCTTCTATATCCTGTCTAGTCCACATACTTGCTGGTTGTACAGAGTTATCAAGGTGTTGACTAGATTCATTTGTATCATTATCCTAAAAAGTGTTAACTTATAGCTCACAATTTTATTATATACTGAAGAagtatcatgaaaaatttaaacTATACCCAAtcagtttttgttttgttaaattcagcattattatttgaattttcatcattaATTCTAGGTCTCTGATGCACACTTTGTAACTGCTGCATATACTGAATATAATGCTGATCTTGTAGCTGTCTTATGAGAGCCCCTTGTTTTTCTGGATCGCCtaaaaaatatgtattcaaaGATGATATAAGCTACTAGGCTTCTAAGAGTTAACATATTCGAAATAATTACCTGGAAATTGTTGCTCAGCATATTGTTTGAACTGATCAAATGTCTGAGCATTTAAAGCTTGTTGTATCTGCCTTCTTATAGCTTCCTCCTTTTCTTTTTGTTCTTGTATGACTTTCTCTTCTTGttcttttctcaatttttccTCCTCTTCCACAAGTCTTTTCTTTTCATCCtcctttctaaaaaaaaatgaaataaatagttgtTCCCGAATTAATATGTACAGCACACTTTCTGCGTTCCCTTTCTTTCTTTTCCCTTCTATGAGCCTCTATGTAAGTAGTGAAAAGAGGGCATCTTCTACTTAATAATTCTATAAAACCAGATCGGGCTTGATCAGTTGTTAAGTTGCCTAGCTTTTGCCAAGCTAATCTTCTATCCTTCCCAACAACGTCGAGTGCTCCTAAGACAGGGAGCTTATGGAAAACCTCTGACAAAGGTCCATGGGAAACTTGTTGGGAAAAGGCAACTAATTGCAATTTGTCTTCATAGCTGAAATGTACTGCTTTCCcttctttttctgaaaattgagAAGGTGAATAGAACCTCTAGTAAGTTAACAATTATTCACCTTTATAAAAGCAAAGTGCTAATTTGTAGACCTCATCTAAAGGTAAATCGCAGTCCAGGCCATCAACCAGAGTATTTTCTTTAATAGGTTCATTGGAATTTTCAGTATTTATCACTAAATTTTCTAGTTTTTCTGAAATGTTTTCGCTCTTTGTAGCCATCTCATCATTTTTGTCAGACGCttgttttgttgattttgtCTACGCAAAATGTCAAAACTGCTGGCCGTGTAAACTGGAGCTAGgctaaaaaattatatttcgttGTCAGTTGTCAGTTGTAGGTTAGGGTTCTGTGGTTGTCTTCTGCTTTTTGACATTTTGTACAACAACCATAGAAAATTTGAATGATTAGTGAATTTTTGGTTGATGCAAAATAACGTTTGTCTCCTATAAATTAATTTCTTAAAGTCAATAAGAAATCATGAGTTCAATAGGCACTGGTGTAAGTTATTCAGAAATTACTTTTCGAAAATCTGAATATCATTACAAATACTCATCTAGAATAAATAACtttcataaatgaaaatttcagtatGATCTTTCTGCCTCCCAATTTTCGCCGGATGGTCGAGTTTTTCAAGTGGAATATGCAATGAAAGCTGTTGAAAACAGCGGAACAGTAATAGGTCTAAAAGGCACTGATGGCATTGTATTGGCCGCAGAAAAACTAGTTACATCGAAGTTGCATGAACCaggaacaaataaaagaatttttAATATTGACAGTCATATTGGGATGGTATAGAGCACATACAATTCTAATTATTTTACAACCTAAGTAAATAATTCTTTTAGTGCTTCTCTGGTTTGATAGCTGATGCAAGACAACTCGTGGATATTGCTAGAAAAGAAGCTGCTAATTATAGGTCTCAATATGGAGTGAGCATTCCACTCAAATATCTAAATGACAGAGTTAGCATGTATATGCATGCTTATACATTGTACAGTGCAATCAGACCTTATGGTTGTAGTGTTATTCTAGCAAGTTACGAGGATAATCAACCTATTATGTATTCAATTGATCCATCTGGAGTTAGCTATGTAAGTGCATAGTATAAACTGTAAAGGGAATATAATCTACTGTTTGATATATTATTTCTGGAGATTTGATAGTTTTGTCCAGAAATTTTTACAACTATTCAATTATTAAATATGTCAATAAATTTTGCTGTTTAGGGCTATAATGGATGTGCTACAGGAAAGGCAAAGCAGTCGGCAAagacagaaattgaaaagttgaaATTGGGAGAATTGAGCTGCAAAGAATTAGTAAGAGAAGCTGCCAAAATGTGAGTTTTAAATTGATTGATAGGAAGTAATTGTGTTCAAGGAGATATATACAGAAATATTTCTTTTAGAATTTACCAAGTTCATGATGAATTGAAAGATAAAAATTTCGAACTAGAACTATCTTGGGTTGGAAAAGATAGCAATGGAAAACATGAAAGAGTTCCCAGCCACATATTAGCAGATGCTGAA
Proteins encoded:
- the LOC123309821 gene encoding proteasome subunit alpha type-3; the encoded protein is MSSIGTGYDLSASQFSPDGRVFQVEYAMKAVENSGTVIGLKGTDGIVLAAEKLVTSKLHEPGTNKRIFNIDSHIGMCFSGLIADARQLVDIARKEAANYRSQYGVSIPLKYLNDRVSMYMHAYTLYSAIRPYGCSVILASYEDNQPIMYSIDPSGVSYGYNGCATGKAKQSAKTEIEKLKLGELSCKELVREAAKIIYQVHDELKDKNFELELSWVGKDSNGKHERVPSHILADAEKAAKQAMEADSDSDTEDL
- the LOC123309286 gene encoding vacuolar-sorting protein SNF8 — protein: MRRGVGLGAIQKHKIEQAKYTNIGNEIQENQIEQMTKQLEVFRVHLEDFATKHKNEIKKNGEFRRQFQEMCATIGVDPLSSGKGFWSVLGIGDFYYELAVQIVEVCLATNAITGGLIGLDELRTKLIKARGQSKQHQEISKDDLLRAAQKLKIFGSGFSVVPVGNGKYMVHSVPGELNMDHGAILQLLSTKNWCSISINTVCSELKWKEDRAKQALEQMLEQGLSWIDTQDESGPTYYFPSLFNVNI
- the LOC123309335 gene encoding uncharacterized protein LOC123309335 yields the protein MEAEETQAPVPVPRRSLRRFALSEVNEPGGTPTKNQSPEERAIIQRGRRMKPITWSPLDYNRNNVLQKSSDKTPEKHVVSRTELISSRLKRRLILSPTKPKSKPDDGSLMARKLRMIDRKGEEIDFYNAIKYKVQYNKIGEEIKDD
- the LOC123309820 gene encoding Golgi resident protein GCP60, which gives rise to MATKSENISEKLENLVINTENSNEPIKENTLVDGLDCDLPLDEVYKLALCFYKEKEGKAVHFSYEDKLQLVAFSQQVSHGPLSEVFHKLPVLGALDVVGKDRRLAWQKLGNLTTDQARSGFIELLSRRCPLFTTYIEAHRREKKERERRKKEDEKKRLVEEEEKLRKEQEEKVIQEQKEKEEAIRRQIQQALNAQTFDQFKQYAEQQFPGDPEKQGALIRQLQDQHYIQYMQQLQSVHQRPRINDENSNNNAEFNKTKTDWDNDTNESSQHLDNSVQPASMWTRQDIEAFKQAVSEAEGDGVVRVGHGETVTVRVPTHANATRLFWEFATDHYDIGFGIYFEYGTPTSSQVSVHVSESDDEDLDETEDEIYEDDTMPKDPERGPVCSEINASKPLLTEIVPVYRRDCHNEVYAGSHQYPGVGVYLLKFDNSYSVWRSKTLYYRVYYTQ